The Glycine soja cultivar W05 chromosome 8, ASM419377v2, whole genome shotgun sequence genome has a window encoding:
- the LOC114423113 gene encoding cyclin-dependent protein kinase inhibitor SMR6-like yields MGFSEKAQVEGAFDSDTSNNNNNRKWVIAGIALRAPLKPIYTTMIPTEKEQKEEVEIETTEECSSCSSSTTTPTSVESKIPTPLTCPPAPRKRKPALKKCYNYCGGGGGVVREFFTPPDLETVFIRHVEKAI; encoded by the coding sequence ATGGGATTCTCCGAGAAGGCGCAAGTAGAAGGAGCGTTTGATTCAGATACCagcaacaataacaataatcgAAAATGGGTCATCGCTGGAATCGCGTTGCGTGCACCATTGAAGCCGATATACACTACTATGATCCCTACGGAGAAGGAACAAAAGGAAGAGGTTGAAATTGAAACGACAGAGGAGTGTTCATCATGTTCGAGTTCGACAACGACACCAACAAGCGTGGAATCGAAGATCCCAACACCGTTGACGTGCCCACCTGCTCCTAGGAAGCGAAAACCCGCGTTGAAGAAGTGCTATAATTATTGCGGTGGCGGTGGTGGTGTTGTTAGAGAGTTCTTCACGCCACCAGACTTGGAAACTGTGTTCATACGCCACGTTGAAAAAGCTATTTGA